Proteins co-encoded in one Melanotaenia boesemani isolate fMelBoe1 chromosome 23, fMelBoe1.pri, whole genome shotgun sequence genomic window:
- the LOC121635060 gene encoding leucine-rich repeat neuronal protein 3: protein MKDVSFADCLFVGLAMASFVVATEVRSDCPKLCVCEIRPWFSPSSVYMEVQTVDCNDLGLFSLPERLPLGTQVLLLQTNNVAKIDKPLDYLANITEIDISQNNLSSINDIHLGNLSQLVSLHMEENRLCQLPEQCLSNIANLQELYMNHNLISYISPMAFQGLSNLVRLHLNSNKLKVIKREWFEPMPNLEILMIGENPILSIDEKNFKPLSNLRSLVLTRMNLSHLPDDALAGLDNLESISFYDNIFSEVPHSALRNVKSLKFLDLNKNPISRIQRGDFVDMLHLKELGINSMPELVSIDSFALNNLPELTKIEATNNPKLSYIHPNAFYKLPRLETLMLNGNALSALHRITVESLPNLREVSMHSNPIRCDCVVRWMNMNKTNIRFMEPDSLYCVEPPEYEGQHVRQVHFREMMEICLPLISPESMPGHIKTQNGSSVSLHCRAFAEPEPDIYWITPSGTRVLPNTVSDKFYMHPEGTFDIYDITESEAGVYTCVAHNLVGADLKSVSVEVNGYFPQTTNGSLNLAVKSVGTNSILVSWKTGPGTLAPNIKWYTVSNANHPTTAFTTRVPSDVNVYNLTHLSPATRYTVCVDIRSIPYNHDTKCISVITKGLELAAKDTEKWDAAVITVFGVLLAVISVACLFVYVSLRNHHIYGDIRKCDSKALLTPVEATGTHSTFFTKLWVSGKGLPSGVEVKATVINVSDNAF, encoded by the coding sequence ATGAAGGACGTGTCATTTGCGGATTGTCTCTTTGTGGGCTTGGCCATGGCCTCTTTTGTTGTGGCCACTGAGGTGAGGTCTGATTGTCCAAAGCTCTGTGTATGTGAAATCAGACCTTGGTTTTCTCCAAGTTCAGTCTACATGGAAGTCCAAACAGTTGACTGTAATGACTTGGGATTGTTCAGCCTACCAGAAAGATTACCATTGGGCACACAAGTACTATTACTGCAAACAAATAACGTTGCCAAGATTGACAAACCACTGGATTACCTGGCTAATATTACTGAGATAGATATATCCCAAAACAACTTGTCCTCTATCAATGACATCCATCTGGGCAATCTTTCTCAGCTTGTATCCCTTCATATGGAGGAGAATAGATTATGTCAACTACCTGAGCAATGTCTGTCAAATATAGCTAATCTTCAAGAGCTCTACATGAATCACAACCTCATCTCCTACATTTCTCCAATGGCATTCCAAGGCCTCAGCAACCTTGTGCGACTTCATCTGAATTCTAACAAGCTGAAGGTTATTAAAAGAGAGTGGTTTGAACCCATGCCCAATCTGGAGATCCTAATGATTGGTGAAAATCCCATTCTTTCTATTGATGAAAAAAATTTCAAACCTCTCAGTAATCTCCGCAGTCTTGTTCTTACCAGAATGAACTTGTCTCATCTACCCGACGATGCACTGGCTGGTCTCGACAACTTAGAGAGCATCTCTTTCTATGATAATATCTTCTCTGAAGTGCCACATTCTGCTCtgagaaatgtaaaaagtcttaaattttTGGATCTAAATAAGAACCCAATTTCCAGGATACAGAGAGGGGACTTTGTGGATATGCTTCACCTGAAAGAACTGGGAATTAATAGCATGCCAGAACTAGTTTCCATTGATAGCTTCGCTCTTAATAACCTCCCTGAGCTAACTAAAATAGAAGCTACTAACAATCCTAAACTCTCCTATATCCATCCCAATGCTTTTTACAAACTACCACGGCTGGAAACCCTTATGCTAAATGGCAATGCCCTAAGTGCCCTCCACAGGATTACTGTTGAATCGCTCCCAAATCTCAGAGAGGTCAGCATGCATAGCAACCCCATTCGCTGTGACTGTGTAGTCCGCTGgatgaacatgaacaaaaccAACATTCGCTTCATGGAGCCAGATTCACTGTACTGTGTAGAACCTCCGGAGTATGAGGGTCAACACGTTCGGCAGGTGCACTTCAGGGAAATGATGGAGATTTGTCTGCCACTGATATCACCAGAAAGCATGCCAGGACACATCAAAACACAGAATGGAAGCTCTGTTTCACTACATTGCCGGGCTTTTGCTGAACCAGAGCCTGACATCTACTGGATCACCCCATCTGGTACCAGAGTCTTGCCAAACACCGTGTCTGACAAGTTCTACATGCACCCTGAAGGAACATTTGACATCTATGACATAACAGAAAGTGAAGCTGGTGTTTACACCTGTGTTGCCCATAATCTGGTTGGAGCTGATCTTAAATCTGTTTCAGTAGAGGTGAATGGATATTTTCCCCAAACCACAAATGGGTCTCTGAATCTTGCAGTCAAATCAGTGGGGACAAACTCCATTCTTGTTTCCTGGAAGACTGGGCCTGGCACATTGGCCCCAAACATTAAATGGTACACTGTATCGAATGCTAACCACCCCACCACTGCGTTCACAACCAGGGTTCCTTCAGATGTCAATGTCTACAACCTCACTCATCTCAGCCCTGCCACTCGGTACACAGTATGTGTGGATATTCGCAGCATCCCCTACAACCATGACACCAAATGCATCAGTGTCATCACTAAGGGATTGGAGCTGGCAGCCAAGGACACAGAAAAATGGGATGCAGCAGTAATCACTGTCTTTGGAGTGCTCTTGGCTGTGATTTCAGTGGCCTGCCTCTTTGTTTATGTGTCTCTGAGGAACCACCACATTTATGGGGATATAAGGAAATGCGATTCCAAAGCTTTGCTGACACCAGTGGAGGCTACTGGTACGCACTCTACTTTCTTTACAAAGCTCTGGGTTTCAGGGAAAGGACTGCCAAGTGGAGTGGAAGTTAAAGCCACAGTCATAAATGTATCTGACAATGCCTTTTAA